One region of Quercus lobata isolate SW786 chromosome 2, ValleyOak3.0 Primary Assembly, whole genome shotgun sequence genomic DNA includes:
- the LOC115975539 gene encoding thioredoxin Y1, chloroplastic — translation MAVSVWASSSSTIPSSKYNNFFAAAASSSSSFSNSSSLKFPLQRLPISWVCSPSPSPSRPRLLPLVKAKKQTFSSFDDLLTNSDKPVLVDFYATWCGPCQFMAPILNEVSTQLKDTIQVVKIDTEKYPSIANKYKIEALPTFIIFKDGEPYDRFEGALSADQLIQRIENSLKVKQ, via the exons ATGGCGGTCTCCGTTtgggcatcatcatcatctacgATTCCTTcttcaaaatataataatttctttGCAGCAGCggcttcatcttcttcttctttttcgaATTCGTCTTCTCTGAAATTTCCTTTACAGCGACTTCCAATCAGTTGGGTCtgctctccctctccctctccctcacgCCCTCGACTCCTTCCTCTG GTCAAAGCCAAGAAGCAAACATTTTCCTCCTTTGATGATTTGCTGACTAATTCTGACAAACCTGTATTGGTTGACTTCTATGCGACCTG GTGTGGTCCTTGTCAATTCATGGCTCCCATCCTCAATGAAGTTAGTACTCAGCTGAAAGATACGATCCAGGTGGTGAAGATCGACACTGAGAAGTACCCTAGCATTGctaataaatacaaaatagaagCATTGCCTACATTCATCATATTTAAGGACGGAGAACCGTATGATCGCTTT GAGGGCGCTTTAAGTGCAGATCAACTCATCCAACGGATTGAGAACTCTCTAAAAGTTAAGCAATAG
- the LOC115964236 gene encoding uncharacterized protein LOC115964236: MEKLAFALVTASRKLRYYFQAHITNVLTDHPLKKAMNKLEAVGRLIQWVVELSEFDVRYQPRSAIKAQVLVDFIAEFTPNQGEQDEVDEAQRWVINVDGSSPLYARGIGVILKSPEGDKLKYVARLQYQTTNNEAEYEALLKGLELAKSLGEESVVVQGDSQLIINQVNGMCEAKEDWMKKYLSMVKQLVKKFKEASFVQLPREENMEADILAKAALAGRAMDEYDKVQYMPRIDLLEVQQVEGEENWMTPILIYLKDGRLQEDKDEARRLRIKAAKYVLIDEVLYKMGFSQPYLRCLTPDESNYVMREVHEGACGNHSEAKTLVHKVVRASYYRQMEFLVIEIDYFTKWVEAEPLTKITQQNVKNFVWKNITRLERAKGVWSDELSGVLWAYRTTVRTPTKETLFKVAYESEAMIPAEVHMANHRVMKYQDEDNEEQLLLNLDLIDEVRMNTEQRTARYKNLMAQQYDVMVKPRRFNIGDLVLRMVSLTTKNPTHGKLGPN, encoded by the exons ATGGAAAAGCTAGCTTTTGCTTTGGTCACAGCTTCTAGGAAGTTAAGGTATTACTTTCAAGCTCATATCACAAATGTCTTGACAGATCATCCATTaaagaaggcaatgaacaagtTAGAAGCTGTAGGACGACTAATCCAATGGGTCGTAGAACTTAGCGAGTTTGATGTCAGGTATCAACCAAGAAGCGCAATAAAAGCACAGGTATTGGTGGATTTCATTGCAGAGTTCACTCCTAACCAAGGTGAGCAAGACGAGGTGGACGAAGCTCAGAGGTGGGTCATCAATGTGGATGGCTCGTCCCCGTTATATGCTAGAGGAATTGGAGTTATACTTAAATCCCCGGAAGGAGATAAGTTGAAATATGTAGCCCGTCTACAATACCAAACCACCAATAATGAAGCAGAATATGAAGCTCTCCTTAAAGGGTTGGAATTGGCTAAGTCCTTAGGGGAGGAGTCAGTAGTTGTCCAAGGGGATTCACAGTTGATTATTAACCAAGTGAATGGAATGTGTGAAGCTAAGGAAGATTGGATGAAGAAGTATCTAAGCATGGTGAAGCAGcttgtcaaaaaatttaaagaagccAGTTTTGTTCAGCTCCCGAGGGAGGAAAACATGGAAGCAGACATTTTGGCAAAAGCAGCTTTGGCAGGAAGAGCCATGGATGAGTATGACAAAGTCCAATACATGCCGCGCATAGATCTTTTAGAGGTACAGCAGGTTGAAGGtgaagaaaattggatgactccAATATTAATTTATCTCAAAGATGGTAGACTTCAGGAGGACAAGGATGAGGCTAGAAGATTGAGGATCAAAGCTGCCAAGTATGTCCTCATAGACGAAGTACTATATAAAATGGGCTTCTCTCAGCCTTACTTAAGGTGCTTAACTCCGGACGAATCAAACTATGTGATGAGggaagttcatgaaggagcaTGTGGAAACCACTCAGAAGCAAAAACACTAGTCCATAAAGTTGTTCGTGCAAGTTACTACAG GCAGATGGAGTTTTTAGTAATAGAgattgattacttcactaagtgggtggaAGCAGAACCCCTAACAAAGATCACACAGCAGAATGTCAAGAATttcgtctggaagaacatt actcggcttgagaGGGCAAAGGGAGTATGGTCAGACGAGCTATCAGGAGTTTTATGGGCTTATAGGACGACTGTGAGGACCCCCACAAAGGAAACTCTTTTCAAAGTAGCCTATGAAAGTGAAGCAATGATACCTGCAGAAGTGCACATGGCTAACCACAGGGTGATGAAGTATCAAGACGAGGATAACGAGGAGCAACTTCTCCTCAACCTTGATCTGATCGACGAAGTAAGGATGAACACAGAGCAAAGGACTGCAAGATATAAAAACCTCATGGCTCAACAATATGATGTAATGGTCAAACCCAGGCGCTTCAACATTGGAGACCTTGTCCTAAGAATGGTTTCCTTGACAACCAAAAATCCAACCCATGGGAAATTAGGACCTAAttag